Proteins encoded by one window of Cyclobacteriaceae bacterium:
- a CDS encoding alpha/beta hydrolase has translation MKTLMLSLVRLYYSLYSVINPRRAGAKAFRLFQKTRKLPLKKAELGFYNQARSFTVTYPHENLHAYETGNPEGKLVVIVHGWESNAGSMGAIANMLAHEGYRVVALDLPAHGKSTLTHTNLYACREALRALIFHLNPTAPFSIVSHSFGSAVSTYALSGSRYEVDQFIMLTSPNRLIDIFNEFKNIIGLGNKAYQYLLNKAESILNERVETVTVEDKARDIRVKAITILHDINDKVLPYANSLRLGSKLPQAELITLKDVGHYRMLWNADVIKRIQTSLKNVTKAEEVELV, from the coding sequence ATGAAAACACTTATGCTCTCTCTCGTTCGACTCTATTATTCATTGTATTCGGTGATCAATCCAAGGCGGGCAGGAGCAAAGGCCTTCCGGTTGTTTCAGAAAACACGAAAACTTCCTCTCAAAAAAGCTGAGTTGGGGTTTTACAACCAGGCACGATCATTTACTGTAACATACCCGCATGAAAATCTGCATGCCTACGAAACCGGAAATCCGGAGGGCAAACTTGTAGTGATCGTACACGGCTGGGAATCGAATGCCGGAAGCATGGGCGCCATTGCGAACATGCTGGCCCATGAAGGCTACCGCGTGGTGGCGCTTGATCTTCCGGCACATGGCAAATCAACACTTACGCACACCAACCTGTATGCTTGTCGTGAGGCATTGCGCGCGTTGATCTTTCACCTGAATCCAACAGCACCTTTTTCAATTGTTTCACACTCCTTTGGTTCGGCTGTAAGCACCTACGCTTTATCCGGCTCGCGCTATGAAGTAGATCAGTTTATCATGCTCACTTCCCCCAACCGCTTAATCGACATTTTTAATGAATTCAAAAATATTATTGGGTTAGGAAATAAAGCATACCAGTACCTGCTCAATAAAGCCGAGTCTATTTTAAATGAACGTGTGGAAACCGTAACGGTAGAAGACAAAGCACGCGACATCCGCGTGAAGGCAATCACCATCCTCCACGACATCAATGACAAGGTGTTGCCCTACGCAAACTCGTTACGCCTGGGCAGCAAACTGCCACAGGCTGAACTGATCACGCTTAAAGATGTGGGACATTACCGTATGTTGTGGAATGCAGATGTGATTAAACGCATTCAAACGTCTTTGAAAAATGTGACAAAAGCAGAAGAGGTGGAGTTGGTGTAG
- a CDS encoding TetR/AcrR family transcriptional regulator has protein sequence MGKAEVTSQYIIETVAPVFNKYGYAATSMSEVTKATRLTKGAIYGNFESKEDLALQAFNYNVRQVVMLVADKMNAETSPAKKLQAMTDFYRNYYQLTKKYGGCPLLNVGVDSKHQNPVLLKRVREIMRKLQKGIADIIREGIQQKQFKKSVEPDAMALRILAQIEGGIFITNLLDDQKHMNDVMDHIDRMIETEMKL, from the coding sequence ATGGGTAAAGCCGAAGTCACCAGCCAGTATATTATTGAGACCGTAGCACCGGTTTTTAATAAATACGGCTATGCCGCCACGTCTATGTCGGAGGTGACAAAAGCGACCAGGCTTACCAAAGGCGCCATTTACGGCAATTTTGAAAGCAAGGAAGACCTGGCCCTGCAGGCGTTTAACTACAACGTGCGCCAGGTGGTGATGCTCGTGGCCGATAAGATGAATGCGGAAACATCTCCGGCAAAAAAGCTGCAGGCCATGACCGACTTTTACCGGAACTACTACCAGCTTACCAAAAAATATGGCGGCTGCCCGTTGCTTAATGTTGGGGTCGACTCCAAACATCAAAACCCGGTGTTGTTGAAGCGCGTGCGTGAAATCATGCGCAAGCTGCAAAAAGGCATTGCGGATATCATCCGCGAAGGCATCCAACAAAAACAATTTAAAAAATCAGTAGAACCCGATGCCATGGCGCTGCGTATACTCGCCCAGATTGAAGGCGGCATCTTCATCACCAACCTGCTGGATGATCAGAAACACATGAACGATGTTATGGATCACATTGACCGCATGATTGAAACCGAAATGAAATTGTAA
- a CDS encoding PDZ domain-containing protein: MKTLLLLFITSLLSFQVFAQGTMLLRQPTISKEHVAFVYANDLWIVNKDGGDARRLTSNEGMEANPHFSPDGKHIAFTGQYDGNTDVYVIPTEGGQPERLTWHPFNDQVTGWTPDGEFILFSSAREGSLPTKESKIFKVNKKGGMPEALAIPRAVSGEISENGNHIAYQQIGFWDPEWRNYRGGQAKPIWIVDLKTFALKMTPQTDNERHTDPTWLNNVVYFLSERDYANNVWSFNPATNELKQQTFHADFDVKSLDAGGGLIVYEQGGYLHTLNPANGTTKKLTIHVRGDFHWARERWQDVRANALQNASLSPTGQRALFEHRGEIFTVPKEKGNWRNIANTSGAADRFPVWSPDGKRIAYFSDASGEYQLYITDQEGLEKPKVISIPNPTFFFRPEWSPDGKYIAYTDTDYNLLYTDVNSGVTKKADTERYAHPNRSMNPVWSPDSKWIAYARLIESNYKVIKAHNVETGQTLQLTDGMADAISPVWDATGKYLYFLASTNYGLNTGWLEMSSYDRPVTRALYLIVLSKTDTSPLAPRSDDEKEKPKEEPSTPPASAKGKTTPAAATPAKSNTVKIDMDNLAQRILAVDIPQRDYTALYPGPEGYVFYAENIPNQPGATLHRYNFKDLKTETYLSSVNEVSISNDRKSLLYRSNSTWGILGTTDNNKKPGDGKLDALASLKIKIDPMAEWKQIFREGWRYQRDFLYVDNTHGAPWNDVYKWYAPWVDHVRHREDLNYIVDIVGGEVAVGHSYTRGGDYPEVKNVPIGLLGADFEAAGNYYRFKKIYLGEDWNPNLNAPLREPGININAGDYLLEVNGQPLTTSQNLFKHFEGTANRQIKIRVNSKPSLDGSRVVTVVPVENDNQLRMMHWVESNRKKVDELSNGQLAYVYVPNTGQGGYTYFNRYYFAQQHKKGAIIDERNNGGGSAADYMVDIMARELHGYFNSRASDHRPFLTPNAGIFGPKVMLINERAGSGGDLLPYLFNKMKLGPLVGTKTWGGLVGTWDTPPFVDGGRMVAPRGGFYDVHGEWAVEGVGIPPDIHVEQTPAEVIAGHDPQLERAVQEALNLLKTQALEIKPEPAPPVKYKRPIKN; the protein is encoded by the coding sequence ATGAAAACGCTTTTACTCCTCTTCATCACTTCCTTACTCTCTTTTCAAGTCTTTGCACAGGGTACCATGCTCCTGCGCCAGCCCACCATCAGCAAGGAGCACGTTGCCTTTGTGTACGCCAACGATTTGTGGATCGTAAACAAAGACGGAGGCGATGCGCGCAGACTCACCTCCAACGAGGGCATGGAAGCCAACCCGCACTTCTCGCCCGATGGCAAACACATCGCCTTTACCGGTCAGTACGATGGCAACACCGATGTGTATGTCATACCAACCGAAGGCGGCCAACCCGAGCGCCTCACCTGGCATCCGTTTAACGACCAGGTAACGGGCTGGACACCCGATGGCGAATTCATTTTATTTTCATCGGCACGTGAAGGTTCTTTGCCCACCAAAGAATCAAAAATTTTTAAAGTGAATAAAAAAGGCGGCATGCCCGAAGCACTGGCCATACCGCGTGCCGTATCCGGAGAAATTTCAGAGAATGGCAATCACATCGCCTACCAGCAAATTGGTTTCTGGGATCCGGAGTGGCGCAACTACCGCGGTGGCCAGGCCAAGCCCATCTGGATTGTGGATTTAAAAACCTTTGCGTTGAAGATGACGCCTCAAACCGATAACGAGCGCCACACTGATCCAACGTGGTTGAACAACGTGGTGTACTTTTTATCGGAGCGCGACTACGCCAACAACGTGTGGTCGTTTAATCCGGCAACCAATGAATTGAAACAACAAACCTTTCATGCCGACTTCGATGTGAAGAGCCTCGATGCCGGTGGGGGTTTGATCGTGTACGAACAAGGCGGATATTTACATACACTCAATCCGGCAAACGGCACCACCAAAAAATTAACCATCCACGTGCGTGGCGATTTTCACTGGGCGCGTGAACGCTGGCAGGATGTGCGTGCCAATGCACTGCAAAATGCTTCGCTCTCACCAACGGGACAGCGTGCGTTGTTTGAACACCGCGGAGAAATCTTTACCGTGCCAAAAGAAAAAGGCAACTGGCGCAACATCGCCAACACATCCGGTGCAGCCGATCGCTTTCCCGTATGGTCACCTGATGGAAAGCGCATTGCGTATTTCAGCGATGCCAGTGGTGAGTATCAACTCTATATCACCGACCAAGAAGGACTGGAAAAACCAAAAGTGATTTCCATTCCCAATCCTACGTTCTTCTTCCGACCCGAGTGGTCGCCTGATGGGAAATACATTGCCTACACCGACACCGATTACAACTTGCTCTACACCGATGTAAACTCAGGCGTAACCAAGAAGGCCGACACCGAACGCTATGCACACCCGAACCGTTCGATGAACCCGGTGTGGTCGCCCGACAGCAAGTGGATTGCCTATGCACGCCTCATTGAAAGCAACTACAAAGTAATTAAAGCACATAATGTAGAAACCGGTCAAACGCTGCAACTCACCGATGGCATGGCCGATGCCATCTCACCCGTGTGGGATGCCACCGGAAAATATTTGTACTTCCTTGCCAGCACCAATTACGGATTGAATACCGGTTGGCTTGAAATGAGTTCATACGATCGTCCGGTTACGCGTGCACTCTATTTAATTGTGCTCAGCAAAACCGACACCTCACCACTGGCCCCGCGCAGCGATGACGAAAAAGAAAAACCAAAAGAAGAACCATCAACACCACCTGCATCGGCCAAAGGCAAAACCACACCTGCAGCGGCAACGCCAGCAAAATCGAACACCGTAAAAATTGATATGGACAACCTGGCACAGCGCATACTCGCTGTGGATATTCCGCAGCGCGACTACACCGCACTCTATCCCGGTCCGGAAGGCTATGTGTTTTATGCTGAAAATATTCCCAATCAGCCAGGCGCCACATTACATCGCTACAACTTCAAAGATTTAAAAACCGAAACGTATCTCTCATCCGTTAACGAAGTCAGCATTTCCAACGACCGCAAGTCGTTGCTGTACCGCAGCAACAGTACGTGGGGCATACTCGGCACAACCGACAACAACAAAAAACCGGGCGATGGAAAACTGGATGCGCTTGCTTCTTTAAAAATAAAAATCGATCCGATGGCCGAGTGGAAACAAATTTTCCGCGAAGGCTGGCGCTACCAGCGCGACTTCCTGTATGTAGACAACACGCATGGCGCTCCGTGGAATGATGTATATAAGTGGTACGCACCCTGGGTGGATCACGTACGCCACCGCGAAGACCTGAACTACATAGTGGACATTGTAGGTGGTGAAGTAGCCGTAGGCCACTCGTACACCCGCGGAGGCGACTATCCCGAAGTAAAAAATGTGCCCATCGGGTTACTCGGGGCCGACTTTGAAGCGGCCGGTAATTATTACCGCTTCAAAAAAATCTACCTGGGTGAAGACTGGAACCCAAACCTGAACGCACCGCTGCGCGAACCGGGTATCAACATAAACGCAGGCGATTATTTGCTCGAAGTAAACGGCCAGCCACTCACCACATCACAAAACCTGTTCAAACATTTTGAAGGCACCGCCAACCGGCAAATTAAAATACGCGTGAACAGTAAACCCTCACTGGATGGCTCTCGCGTGGTTACCGTGGTGCCCGTTGAAAACGACAACCAACTGCGCATGATGCACTGGGTGGAGAGCAACCGCAAAAAAGTAGACGAACTTTCCAACGGCCAGCTTGCGTACGTGTACGTGCCCAACACGGGGCAGGGCGGCTACACGTATTTTAACCGCTACTACTTTGCCCAGCAGCACAAGAAGGGCGCCATCATTGATGAGCGCAACAACGGTGGCGGCTCCGCAGCCGACTACATGGTTGACATTATGGCGCGCGAACTGCACGGCTACTTCAACAGCCGCGCCAGCGATCACCGCCCGTTCCTTACACCCAACGCGGGCATCTTCGGGCCGAAGGTGATGCTCATTAACGAGCGTGCCGGTTCCGGTGGCGACTTGCTGCCGTACCTGTTTAACAAAATGAAACTCGGGCCGCTGGTGGGCACCAAAACCTGGGGCGGCCTGGTGGGCACATGGGATACACCTCCGTTTGTTGACGGTGGCCGCATGGTGGCGCCACGCGGTGGCTTCTACGATGTACATGGTGAGTGGGCCGTGGAAGGCGTGGGCATACCGCCCGATATTCACGTAGAGCAAACACCTGCCGAAGTAATTGCCGGCCATGATCCGCAACTGGAGCGTGCCGTGCAGGAAGCATTGAACCTGCTAAAAACACAGGCGCTCGAAATCAAACCCGAGCCCGCACCGCCAGTGAAGTATAAGCGTCCAATAAAAAATTAA